A portion of the Corynebacterium rouxii genome contains these proteins:
- a CDS encoding UDP-N-acetylmuramate dehydrogenase: MLEKSLNHIFDGIRPQIEAIDGATFVAATFAELTTLHLGGTPMAAVRCRSQQSVVEVVRLLDAHQIPLLIVGGGSNLVIADGEIPLVAVILDCDDISVNLDTGRVVAEAGAIWDDVVRLCVDAGLGGIECLSGIPGSAGATPVQNVGAYGAEISDVLVSVTLLERATGEVMEVPAADLDLAYRYSNLKFTGRGVVLGITLQLHTDGMSAPLRFGELARVLGHEGPHPAAQVREVVLGLRAGKGMVYNEADHDTWSAGSFFTNPIVPESVGDHVRSVVGDESMPCFAAGEGMVKLSAAWLIDRAGFAKGHQGPGGRVSLSTKHTLALTNRGNATTDDLVALAREVRGGVMDAFGVLLEPEPVWVGVSI; encoded by the coding sequence GTGCTGGAAAAATCACTGAACCACATTTTCGACGGAATCCGCCCTCAGATCGAGGCGATCGACGGCGCCACTTTTGTGGCGGCCACCTTCGCCGAATTGACCACCCTCCACCTCGGCGGAACCCCCATGGCGGCGGTTCGCTGCAGGTCACAGCAGTCTGTGGTTGAGGTTGTTCGGCTTCTCGACGCCCACCAGATCCCACTACTCATCGTAGGCGGTGGCTCCAACCTCGTGATCGCTGACGGCGAAATCCCCCTCGTTGCTGTGATCCTCGACTGTGACGATATTTCTGTGAATCTCGACACCGGACGCGTAGTAGCCGAAGCAGGTGCCATATGGGACGACGTAGTGCGACTGTGCGTTGATGCTGGCCTCGGCGGCATCGAGTGCCTCTCCGGAATCCCTGGCTCGGCGGGAGCTACCCCTGTGCAAAACGTCGGTGCCTACGGTGCAGAGATCTCCGATGTGTTGGTCAGTGTAACTCTATTGGAACGTGCAACAGGGGAGGTTATGGAAGTTCCTGCAGCCGACTTAGATCTGGCGTATCGCTATTCCAACCTCAAATTCACCGGCCGTGGCGTGGTACTGGGCATTACGCTACAGCTGCATACGGATGGCATGTCTGCGCCGCTGCGCTTTGGGGAGCTTGCTCGGGTGCTAGGTCATGAGGGACCACATCCTGCAGCGCAGGTGCGCGAAGTTGTACTAGGCCTGCGTGCTGGCAAGGGCATGGTGTACAACGAGGCGGATCACGACACATGGTCGGCCGGTTCCTTCTTTACCAACCCCATCGTCCCAGAATCGGTCGGAGATCACGTGCGTAGCGTTGTTGGTGACGAGTCGATGCCATGCTTTGCTGCGGGCGAGGGCATGGTCAAACTCTCTGCTGCATGGTTGATTGACCGCGCCGGATTTGCCAAAGGCCACCAAGGTCCTGGCGGGCGGGTGAGCTTGTCTACTAAACACACGCTGGCACTGACCAATAGAGGAAACGCCACCACGGATGATCTCGTCGCACTTGCGCGCGAGGTCCGTGGCGGCGTGATGGATGCCTTCGGGGTGCTACTTGAGCCCGAACCGGTATGGGTTGGGGTGTCTATTTAG
- a CDS encoding DUF2505 domain-containing protein, whose amino-acid sequence MTTRSENIVTINQPVEKVHAALTNPAYWDFIVKNLSPEPGEVHEFTEANGGAVATLFEVLPQELLPEAIRAMISQALKVKRVVTVGGLNGTSAPLSYTADVKGTPVDFKGEIAMNGLGNTTTLSYANEITVNIPLMGAAIEPKVGQALGDLFQNEGDLTSKWISENL is encoded by the coding sequence ATGACAACGCGAAGTGAAAACATCGTAACTATCAATCAGCCAGTGGAAAAAGTGCACGCAGCCTTGACCAATCCGGCATATTGGGACTTCATTGTGAAAAACCTCAGCCCAGAACCAGGCGAGGTACACGAGTTCACCGAAGCTAACGGTGGCGCTGTTGCAACCCTTTTCGAGGTGCTTCCTCAAGAGCTACTTCCTGAGGCTATCCGCGCCATGATCAGCCAGGCACTCAAAGTCAAGCGCGTAGTAACCGTCGGTGGCCTTAACGGTACCAGCGCACCACTGAGCTACACCGCAGACGTAAAGGGCACCCCTGTGGACTTCAAGGGTGAAATCGCTATGAACGGCCTAGGCAACACCACCACGCTGTCCTACGCCAACGAGATCACCGTCAACATCCCGCTGATGGGTGCTGCTATCGAGCCTAAGGTCGGCCAGGCATTGGGCGATTTGTTCCAGAACGAGGGCGATCTGACCTCGAAGTGGATCTCCGAGAACCTTTAA